In Bacteroidota bacterium, the following proteins share a genomic window:
- the hisH gene encoding imidazole glycerol phosphate synthase subunit HisH, whose amino-acid sequence MIGIIDYKLNNLRSVQKAFEKVGAPAFISSDAKELSRADKLVLPGVGAFGQAMENIKALGFDELICSGAKAGKPLIGICLGMQLLFTRSSENGMHDGLNLIAGDVQLFPNTVKVPHIGWNQMEIQRPSKILASVIDKSFVYFVHSYYAQPKETVTLTTTEYGFHFTSVVQKELIFGIQFHPEKSQTAGLQMLKNFSEL is encoded by the coding sequence ATGATTGGCATCATCGACTACAAACTCAACAACCTCCGTTCTGTCCAGAAAGCATTCGAGAAGGTCGGTGCGCCGGCGTTCATCTCGAGCGATGCGAAGGAACTTTCCCGCGCGGACAAACTTGTCCTGCCGGGGGTCGGCGCCTTCGGCCAGGCGATGGAGAACATCAAAGCACTTGGGTTCGACGAATTGATTTGCTCGGGTGCAAAAGCCGGGAAGCCGCTGATCGGGATCTGCCTTGGAATGCAGCTCTTGTTCACCCGCAGCTCCGAAAACGGCATGCACGACGGGTTGAACCTCATTGCCGGCGATGTGCAGCTTTTTCCGAACACGGTAAAAGTCCCGCACATCGGCTGGAACCAGATGGAAATACAGCGTCCGTCGAAAATTCTGGCTTCGGTCATTGACAAGAGTTTTGTCTATTTTGTCCATTCGTATTATGCGCAGCCGAAGGAGACGGTGACGTTGACGACGACAGAATACGGTTTCCATTTTACGTCCGTCGTGCAAAAAGAGCTGATCTTCGGCATCCAATTCCATCCGGAGAAAAGCCAGACAGCCGGACTCCAGATGTTGAAGAACTTTTCCGAATTGTAA
- the hisA gene encoding 1-(5-phosphoribosyl)-5-[(5-phosphoribosylamino)methylideneamino]imidazole-4-carboxamide isomerase translates to MILILPAIDIKDGKCVRLVQGEPGTEKIYSDDPAKMAILWRGENAKTLHVVDLDGAFEGQLKNLEAIRKIVDAVDIPVQLGGGIRRYEEIRELFEIGVYRVVLGTAAIEDPELVRRVIQDFGARKIAVGIDARNGVVMTKGWQHDSGVDAISLALKMKELGVFRIVYTDIARDGMLTGPNFDAIKEMAEKTELKITASGGISGFKDLIRMQELEKFGVDSVIVGKALYENKFPCQALWRLNEKVLDDLGPTRRI, encoded by the coding sequence ATGATCTTAATCCTTCCCGCTATCGACATTAAGGACGGAAAGTGCGTACGGCTGGTGCAGGGGGAACCGGGTACGGAGAAGATCTATTCCGACGACCCCGCAAAAATGGCGATCCTGTGGCGGGGGGAAAACGCGAAGACGCTCCACGTCGTCGACCTTGACGGGGCGTTCGAAGGACAGTTGAAGAACCTCGAGGCGATAAGAAAAATTGTCGATGCGGTGGACATCCCGGTCCAACTGGGAGGGGGCATCCGGCGGTATGAGGAAATTCGAGAGCTTTTCGAGATAGGCGTGTATCGCGTCGTTTTGGGGACCGCTGCGATCGAAGACCCCGAGCTTGTTCGGCGTGTGATACAGGATTTTGGGGCGAGAAAAATCGCCGTCGGCATCGATGCCAGGAACGGCGTCGTAATGACAAAAGGATGGCAGCACGATTCCGGCGTCGATGCAATTTCGCTTGCGCTAAAGATGAAAGAGCTCGGCGTTTTCAGGATCGTCTATACCGACATCGCCAGGGACGGAATGCTGACGGGGCCGAATTTCGACGCGATCAAGGAGATGGCCGAGAAAACGGAGCTCAAGATCACCGCGTCGGGAGGAATTTCCGGCTTCAAGGATCTGATACGGATGCAGGAGCTGGAGAAATTCGGCGTCGATTCCGTCATCGTCGGCAAGGCGCTGTATGAAAATAAATTTCCGTGCCAGGCGCTTTGGCGGCTGAACGAGAAGGTGCTCGACGACCTCGGACCGACGAGGAGGATCTGA
- the hisF gene encoding imidazole glycerol phosphate synthase subunit HisF, with product MLAKRIIPCLDVDKGRVVKGVNFVDLIDAGDPVAQAKFYDAEGADELVFLDISASSDNRSTMLDVVRRTAEEVFIPFTIGGGIRTADDMREILRSGADKISVNTAAVKHPALISDGAERFGVQCIVVAIDAKRNPSGNNWKVFINGGRTETELDAVEWAHRVESLGAGEILLTSMDRDGTKDGYDIELLRAVTAAVKIPVIASGGAGSLDHLFAALHEGHADAVLAASIFHFRQYAIKEAKEYLLSKDILMRN from the coding sequence ATGCTTGCCAAAAGAATCATACCGTGTTTAGATGTCGACAAGGGGCGCGTCGTGAAAGGCGTTAATTTTGTCGATTTGATCGATGCCGGCGATCCGGTCGCCCAGGCGAAGTTTTACGACGCCGAAGGGGCGGACGAGCTGGTGTTCCTCGACATCTCTGCGTCGTCCGACAACCGGTCGACGATGCTGGACGTCGTTCGCCGGACGGCGGAAGAGGTCTTCATTCCGTTCACCATCGGCGGCGGGATCCGGACCGCGGACGATATGCGCGAGATTCTCCGGAGCGGCGCTGATAAGATCAGCGTCAACACGGCGGCGGTCAAACATCCGGCCCTGATCTCGGACGGGGCCGAACGGTTTGGCGTTCAGTGCATTGTCGTTGCGATCGATGCGAAGCGGAATCCATCGGGGAACAATTGGAAAGTTTTCATTAACGGGGGGAGGACCGAAACGGAACTCGACGCGGTCGAATGGGCGCACAGAGTTGAATCGCTCGGCGCCGGCGAGATTCTTCTCACGAGCATGGACCGTGACGGGACGAAGGATGGGTACGATATCGAACTCCTGCGCGCTGTCACCGCGGCGGTCAAAATCCCGGTGATTGCGAGCGGCGGCGCCGGATCACTTGACCATTTGTTCGCCGCCCTTCATGAAGGGCACGCCGATGCGGTTCTGGCCGCATCGATCTTTCATTTCCGGCAATACGCGATCAAGGAAGCAAAAGAATACCTCCTTTCGAAAGATATTTTGATGCGGAACTAG
- the hisI gene encoding phosphoribosyl-AMP cyclohydrolase, translating into MKIIDQLKFDSDGLIPAIAQEEKSGEILMMAWMNKESLRATLETKRATYWSRSRKKLWMKGEESGNIQEVRSVHVDCDGDVVLLKVNQVGGAACHTGHRTCFFREIVDGGNAFKESNDIVFDPKSIYKK; encoded by the coding sequence ATGAAGATAATAGACCAATTAAAATTCGACTCAGATGGGCTGATCCCTGCTATCGCTCAGGAAGAAAAGTCCGGCGAAATTCTGATGATGGCCTGGATGAACAAGGAGAGCCTCCGCGCTACCCTTGAGACCAAACGCGCGACGTACTGGAGCCGTTCGAGGAAAAAACTCTGGATGAAGGGAGAAGAGTCGGGAAACATCCAGGAGGTTCGCTCCGTTCATGTTGACTGCGATGGAGACGTGGTGCTGTTGAAAGTGAACCAGGTTGGAGGAGCGGCATGTCACACGGGTCATCGGACATGCTTTTTCCGTGAGATCGTCGACGGCGGCAACGCTTTCAAGGAATCGAACGATATCGTGTTTGACCCGAAATCAATCTACAAGAAATAA
- a CDS encoding carbohydrate kinase family protein, which yields MKLTVIGHLCLDVIHRPDGTEKQGYGGIYFAVMALANIASDADTIFPVFGVGEKEFEAVKQALMKYPNVNTDGIFSFQGETNQVHLYYSNQETRTECSKHISSPIPYSRIEPFLSVHGIFLDMISGADITLDTLDQIRLAVRPKNTPIHLDVHCLTLGVNSDATRYRRALSEWRRWCFMVNSVQMNEEEAAGLTVEQYNEEMLAKQMLPLMVNALCVTRGARGVTVFQQEHKHLMRKDIPGIPTGSKDPTGCGDVFGSAFLYQYCKSKRIEQAAQFANEVAAANSENSGSEEIDRLSKFKTSGENGK from the coding sequence GTGAAACTTACGGTCATCGGACATTTGTGTCTCGACGTCATTCATCGGCCCGACGGTACGGAGAAGCAGGGGTACGGAGGGATCTATTTCGCCGTTATGGCACTGGCGAATATCGCATCGGATGCGGATACGATATTTCCGGTCTTCGGCGTGGGAGAAAAAGAGTTCGAGGCCGTCAAACAAGCATTGATGAAATATCCGAACGTCAACACGGACGGGATCTTTTCATTCCAGGGGGAAACGAATCAGGTCCATCTTTATTACAGCAATCAGGAGACCAGAACCGAATGCTCGAAGCACATTTCATCGCCGATTCCGTATTCGCGCATCGAACCGTTCCTCTCCGTCCACGGAATTTTTTTGGATATGATCTCCGGCGCGGACATTACGCTTGACACGCTTGACCAGATCCGGCTCGCGGTGAGGCCGAAGAATACGCCGATTCATCTCGACGTGCACTGCCTGACGCTTGGAGTGAACTCCGACGCCACCCGTTATCGCCGGGCCCTGTCTGAATGGCGGCGCTGGTGTTTTATGGTCAACTCCGTGCAAATGAATGAAGAGGAAGCGGCCGGACTGACGGTCGAACAGTACAATGAAGAGATGCTTGCCAAACAGATGCTGCCGTTAATGGTGAACGCCCTGTGCGTGACTCGAGGGGCAAGAGGCGTGACGGTCTTCCAACAGGAGCATAAGCATCTCATGCGAAAGGATATTCCCGGGATCCCCACCGGTTCAAAGGATCCGACAGGATGCGGAGATGTTTTCGGTTCTGCGTTCTTGTATCAATACTGCAAGTCGAAGCGCATCGAGCAGGCCGCGCAGTTCGCCAATGAAGTCGCGGCGGCGAACAGCGAGAATTCCGGGTCGGAGGAGATTGATCGTCTGTCAAAATTTAAGACATCGGGCGAGAACGGAAAATGA
- the rfbD gene encoding dTDP-4-dehydrorhamnose reductase: MKRVLICGSNGLLGQRLALKLGYETEYEVLNTSHHRQFVLDRHLFDYTQLDITNKGDVKSLVSSFRPDIIVNAAAMTNVDACETQRELAWKVNVVGVENLVEIARRINSLLIHISTDYVFDGKNGPYKETDRVNPINYYGKTKQAGENVILAAGIPAAILRTIVVYGTGINIKNNFALWVINSLREGKNIRCVDDQIANPTHVGDLASGVVKVIERDRPGLYHIGGANAVSRNEFAVKAAEIFGLNPALIQKVKSVELNQIAQRPLVTSLVTAKAEKELDFRPMTLAEGLELMKRELVHLTLN; this comes from the coding sequence ATGAAACGGGTTCTCATTTGCGGCAGCAACGGGCTTCTCGGCCAGCGCTTAGCGCTGAAACTCGGGTATGAGACCGAATATGAGGTGCTCAACACGTCGCATCATCGTCAGTTCGTCCTCGATCGGCACCTTTTCGATTACACCCAGCTCGACATCACGAACAAGGGGGACGTCAAAAGCCTTGTCTCGAGTTTCCGTCCCGACATTATCGTGAATGCCGCGGCGATGACGAATGTTGATGCCTGCGAGACGCAGCGCGAGCTTGCATGGAAGGTGAACGTCGTCGGCGTTGAAAATTTGGTGGAGATTGCCCGCCGGATCAACAGCCTGCTCATCCATATTTCGACGGACTATGTCTTCGACGGAAAGAACGGGCCGTACAAGGAAACCGACCGGGTCAACCCGATCAACTATTACGGCAAGACGAAACAGGCGGGGGAGAACGTCATCCTTGCCGCCGGAATTCCGGCGGCGATCCTGAGGACCATCGTCGTCTACGGTACCGGCATCAACATAAAAAATAATTTTGCGCTGTGGGTCATCAACAGTCTAAGAGAGGGAAAAAACATCCGCTGCGTGGACGATCAGATCGCCAACCCGACCCATGTCGGCGACCTTGCGTCGGGTGTGGTCAAAGTGATCGAGCGTGATCGTCCGGGCCTCTATCATATCGGGGGCGCAAACGCAGTCAGCAGAAATGAATTCGCCGTGAAGGCAGCTGAAATTTTCGGGCTGAATCCTGCGCTCATCCAAAAAGTGAAATCGGTCGAACTCAATCAAATTGCCCAGCGTCCGCTGGTCACAAGCCTGGTCACGGCAAAAGCAGAAAAAGAACTGGACTTCCGCCCGATGACGCTGGCGGAAGGCCTTGAATTGATGAAACGGGAACTCGTCCATCTGACATTAAATTAG
- a CDS encoding endonuclease/exonuclease/phosphatase family protein: MTPLFHRLTAFAFPAAPLVVAFIITSCSSTKETAATPPPAGNRPLTATFKILSVNARHTLKGKSDVRKLSKVIKSTGADIVAVQQIERPQEGKTDFDAVQELAKQTEMYNFFGKARYFEGYDSGNALFSTYPVKQTAVQPLPVEEGKVRRSLTFGVIDVGLKEVGISSTELDDESSSMRVSETQAIISIAQSYDNVPVIVCGNFCESLSGRAASKMQEQFLAANALQESAQKSWQQVYAMKNQKLEPVAVEKVKFGDSGEALLVTMQVTQ; the protein is encoded by the coding sequence ATGACGCCCCTCTTCCATCGTTTGACTGCGTTCGCTTTTCCGGCCGCCCCTCTCGTTGTTGCGTTCATCATAACCTCGTGCAGTTCGACAAAGGAGACAGCGGCGACGCCTCCGCCTGCAGGGAATAGGCCGCTCACCGCAACGTTCAAAATTTTATCGGTGAATGCCCGTCATACCTTAAAGGGGAAAAGCGATGTCCGAAAATTGTCGAAGGTCATTAAATCGACCGGCGCCGATATCGTAGCGGTCCAGCAGATCGAAAGACCTCAGGAAGGGAAGACCGATTTCGACGCTGTTCAGGAACTTGCCAAACAAACCGAGATGTACAACTTTTTCGGCAAGGCCCGGTACTTTGAAGGCTATGATTCGGGGAATGCATTGTTCAGTACCTATCCTGTCAAGCAAACGGCGGTGCAGCCCCTTCCCGTCGAGGAAGGCAAAGTGCGTCGGTCTCTCACGTTCGGCGTGATCGATGTCGGATTGAAGGAAGTCGGCATATCGTCGACGGAACTTGACGACGAATCTTCTTCCATGCGCGTGAGCGAAACGCAGGCCATCATTTCGATCGCGCAGTCGTACGATAACGTTCCGGTGATCGTCTGCGGAAATTTCTGCGAATCCCTTTCGGGAAGAGCCGCGTCAAAAATGCAGGAACAATTTCTCGCGGCAAATGCCCTTCAGGAATCAGCACAAAAGTCGTGGCAGCAGGTCTATGCGATGAAAAATCAAAAGCTTGAACCCGTTGCCGTCGAAAAAGTGAAGTTCGGCGACTCTGGCGAGGCGCTTCTGGTGACAATGCAGGTGACGCAGTGA
- the serS gene encoding serine--tRNA ligase, with product MIDLKYIREHTALVKEGIKAKREVDNIDEIISADEQRRGFIQEGETLKARRNEVSAKIGEMKRTKQDASAAIAEMNQVKERIQAIDEELKVVQERLDGLLLTVPNIPHSSVPVGATPLDNKEIFSWGERPAADFELKPHWDLAEKLGIIDFGRGAKVSGAGFPFYVGKGAMLERALINFFLDQAAERGYEELGAPVVINEESARGTGQIPDKEDLMYFAERDGFYLIPTAEVPVTNFHRKEVFEEKALPIQYAAYTPCFRREAGSYGKDVRGLNRLHQFDKVELVKFVLPSASYDELERLRQDAEHLLQLLGLSYHTLLMCTGDMGFTQTKKYDLEVWAPGQKKYLEVSSCSNFEAFQARRMNIKYRSTETGKQEFVHTLNGSALALPRVVAALLEHYQTPEGKIVLPKVLHPYTKFAVIE from the coding sequence ATGATAGACCTAAAATATATTCGGGAACATACAGCCCTCGTAAAAGAGGGGATCAAAGCCAAGCGCGAAGTCGACAATATCGACGAGATCATCTCGGCGGATGAACAGCGCCGGGGATTTATTCAGGAAGGGGAGACGCTCAAGGCACGACGAAACGAGGTTTCGGCAAAGATCGGAGAGATGAAGAGGACGAAGCAGGACGCTTCTGCCGCGATCGCGGAAATGAATCAGGTCAAAGAGAGAATCCAGGCGATCGATGAAGAGTTGAAAGTCGTGCAGGAGCGGCTGGACGGATTGCTTCTCACGGTTCCGAACATCCCCCACTCGTCCGTGCCGGTCGGCGCGACGCCCCTCGACAACAAAGAAATATTTTCGTGGGGGGAGAGACCCGCTGCCGATTTTGAGCTGAAGCCCCATTGGGATCTCGCCGAGAAGCTCGGCATTATCGATTTCGGACGGGGGGCAAAAGTCTCCGGCGCCGGATTCCCGTTTTATGTTGGAAAAGGAGCAATGCTCGAGCGTGCGCTCATAAACTTCTTTCTCGACCAGGCTGCCGAGCGGGGCTACGAGGAACTCGGCGCTCCGGTCGTCATCAATGAAGAGAGCGCGCGGGGAACGGGCCAAATTCCGGACAAAGAAGACCTGATGTATTTCGCGGAACGGGACGGTTTTTACCTTATACCCACTGCGGAGGTCCCCGTAACGAACTTTCACAGAAAAGAAGTGTTTGAAGAGAAGGCGCTTCCGATCCAGTATGCGGCATACACCCCCTGCTTCCGGCGTGAAGCCGGCTCGTACGGCAAGGATGTGCGCGGTCTGAACCGGCTCCATCAGTTCGACAAGGTCGAGCTGGTGAAATTTGTACTTCCGTCGGCATCGTATGATGAACTGGAGCGTCTCCGGCAGGATGCGGAACACCTGCTGCAATTGTTAGGTCTGAGCTATCACACCCTGTTGATGTGCACCGGGGACATGGGGTTCACACAGACAAAAAAATACGACCTGGAAGTCTGGGCCCCCGGTCAGAAAAAGTATCTTGAGGTTTCTTCGTGCAGCAATTTTGAAGCGTTCCAGGCACGTAGAATGAACATCAAGTATCGGTCGACCGAGACGGGAAAACAGGAGTTTGTCCACACATTGAACGGATCTGCGCTGGCGCTCCCGCGGGTTGTCGCAGCGCTCCTGGAACATTATCAGACGCCTGAAGGCAAAATTGTTCTACCTAAGGTGCTGCATCCGTATACGAAATTTGCCGTTATAGAATGA
- a CDS encoding ABC transporter ATP-binding protein — MKSLLRLRPYLAKYKRTLFWGVCTVVVSNLFVVATPLFIGHAVDTIKQGVETGVLESSKLFRDAALIVGFALVAGFMTFLTRQTIIVVSRKIEYDLRNDFLAHIQKLPLNYFQNTPTGDLMAHATNDIAAVRNTLGPGIMYPSDTFMTFSMALTLMFVKDWSLTMIALVPLPLISYAVYKLGQIIHAKFNERQEQYSLLTTRAQENLSGIRVVKAYVREEYEIGLFENLSWDYLKKNLVLAKAQSVMWPLMYMLVGISLVITVYFGGIQVIAGRITIGTLTAFFTYLSMLIWPMIAFGWVTNIIQQGAASMERLAKIFDTVPEIRDSEETDILIKHIDGEIEFRNVSFTHKGVASPTLKNISLKIPKGTTLAVVGYTGSGKSTFVNLLPRLYDVTEGELLIDGINIKKIPLEVLRSHVGCVPQETFLFSESISENISYGVDGISHEQIREAAEISQIAKDINDFPQQFDTTLGERGITLSGGQKQRTSIARAVLREPKILILDDALSSVDTYTEEAILKRLRNVMENRTSIIISHRISTVKDADMIIVMDKGEIVEQGQHEELVDRGGIYANLHYKQLLEKELEEL, encoded by the coding sequence ATGAAGTCTCTCCTTCGTCTCCGCCCCTATCTGGCGAAATACAAGAGAACGCTCTTCTGGGGCGTTTGCACCGTCGTCGTCAGCAACCTCTTTGTCGTTGCGACGCCGCTGTTCATCGGGCATGCCGTTGATACCATCAAGCAGGGGGTCGAAACCGGTGTGCTAGAGTCCTCCAAACTCTTCAGGGATGCAGCGTTGATCGTCGGTTTCGCCCTCGTTGCCGGGTTCATGACATTCCTGACGCGGCAGACGATCATCGTCGTTTCGCGCAAGATCGAGTATGACCTGCGTAACGATTTTCTCGCGCACATTCAGAAGCTTCCCCTGAATTACTTCCAGAATACGCCGACCGGCGACCTCATGGCGCACGCGACGAACGACATTGCAGCGGTACGCAACACCCTCGGCCCCGGCATTATGTATCCGTCGGATACCTTCATGACGTTCTCGATGGCTCTGACGCTGATGTTCGTGAAGGATTGGTCGCTCACGATGATCGCTCTGGTCCCGCTTCCGCTCATCTCGTATGCTGTCTATAAGCTCGGCCAGATCATTCACGCAAAGTTCAACGAACGGCAGGAACAGTATTCACTGCTGACAACACGGGCGCAGGAGAATCTTTCGGGCATCCGGGTCGTCAAGGCGTACGTGCGGGAAGAGTACGAGATCGGCCTGTTTGAAAACCTGAGCTGGGACTATTTGAAGAAAAACCTCGTGCTTGCAAAAGCGCAGTCGGTGATGTGGCCGCTGATGTACATGCTCGTCGGCATCTCGCTCGTCATCACCGTCTATTTTGGCGGCATCCAGGTCATTGCGGGGAGGATCACGATCGGAACGCTGACCGCGTTCTTCACGTACCTCTCGATGCTGATCTGGCCGATGATCGCCTTTGGCTGGGTGACAAATATCATCCAGCAGGGAGCGGCGTCGATGGAACGGCTCGCGAAGATCTTCGACACCGTGCCGGAAATCAGAGATTCGGAGGAGACGGATATTCTCATCAAGCACATCGACGGAGAAATTGAATTTAGAAATGTGTCGTTCACGCACAAGGGAGTCGCCTCCCCGACGTTGAAGAATATCAGCCTGAAGATTCCGAAAGGGACCACCCTTGCCGTCGTCGGATACACCGGCTCCGGAAAGAGCACGTTCGTCAATTTGCTGCCGCGGTTGTATGACGTGACCGAGGGGGAGCTGTTGATCGACGGGATCAATATCAAAAAGATCCCGTTGGAAGTGCTCCGGTCCCACGTGGGCTGCGTTCCGCAGGAGACGTTTTTGTTTTCCGAATCGATCTCCGAGAATATCAGTTACGGCGTGGATGGGATCTCGCACGAACAAATTCGCGAGGCGGCGGAGATTTCGCAGATCGCGAAGGATATCAACGACTTTCCGCAGCAATTTGACACGACGCTCGGCGAACGGGGCATCACCCTTTCGGGCGGCCAGAAGCAGCGAACAAGCATTGCGCGGGCTGTGCTCCGCGAGCCCAAGATCCTGATCCTCGACGACGCCCTGTCTTCGGTGGACACCTATACGGAAGAGGCGATCCTTAAACGCCTTCGCAATGTCATGGAGAACCGGACGAGCATCATCATCAGCCATAGAATTTCCACGGTGAAGGACGCGGACATGATCATTGTAATGGATAAAGGCGAAATTGTCGAACAGGGGCAGCACGAGGAGCTTGTCGATCGCGGCGGCATTTATGCGAACCTCCACTATAAGCAATTGCTTGAAAAGGAACTCGAAGAACTCTGA
- a CDS encoding ABC transporter ATP-binding protein has product MHEEEILGKAYDGKLMKRLLHYLRPYKWYVALGIVLSMVVSALEAVRPYFTKIAVDVNIKNHDEQGLLVTALEFLTVLMLRGVTQYFNSYLTQWIGQRTIFDLRMELFRHLQNLSLKFYDRNPIGRLITRVTNDVEVLNEMFSSGIVMVFSDVFMIGGILWFMFSMNWQLAVVSLSVLPFLFYGTFLFRKKAREAYRDVRIQIAKINTFMQEHITGMIVDQIFNREKKAYDQFDGLNAAHRDANIRSIFYYAVFYPAVDIIGAVAVGLIVWYAGGKTLEGKVTIGTIMAFLQFNEMFWRPIRDLSEKYNIMQTAMASSERIFKLLDDQSILKNPEAPVPLPAMRGKVEFRNVWFAYSGEDWVLKNVSFTMLPGETVAFVGHTGAGKTTIISLLSRFYEVQKGEILVDDFNIKDLKTEDLRRHIAVVLQDVFLFSGDIKGNISLGNKDISFDRVKESARFVGVDQFIEAMPRKYDEAVKERGSTLSVGQKQLLSFARALAYNPKILVLDEATSSVDTQTELLIQSAIKKLLAGRSSIVIAHRLSTIQSADKIIVMHKGEIRESGTHQQLLALGGIYYKLYQLQYKEQEVE; this is encoded by the coding sequence ATGCACGAAGAAGAGATTCTCGGTAAAGCATACGACGGAAAATTAATGAAGCGGCTGCTTCATTACCTCCGTCCCTACAAATGGTATGTGGCGCTCGGCATCGTGTTGAGCATGGTGGTCTCTGCCCTGGAAGCGGTGAGGCCGTATTTTACGAAGATCGCCGTCGATGTGAACATCAAAAACCATGACGAGCAGGGATTGCTTGTCACCGCGCTCGAATTTTTGACGGTCCTGATGCTCCGGGGAGTGACGCAGTATTTCAATTCCTACCTTACCCAATGGATCGGCCAGCGGACGATCTTCGACCTGCGGATGGAGCTCTTCAGGCATCTGCAGAATCTTTCATTGAAGTTCTACGACAGAAATCCGATCGGAAGGCTGATCACGCGGGTGACCAACGACGTCGAAGTGCTGAATGAAATGTTCTCGTCCGGCATCGTGATGGTCTTCAGCGACGTGTTCATGATCGGCGGGATCCTGTGGTTCATGTTTTCGATGAACTGGCAGCTCGCGGTGGTTTCGCTCAGCGTTCTTCCGTTCCTTTTCTACGGCACATTTCTGTTCAGGAAGAAAGCGCGCGAAGCATACCGCGACGTCCGTATTCAGATCGCGAAGATCAATACGTTCATGCAGGAACATATCACGGGAATGATCGTCGACCAGATTTTCAACCGCGAGAAGAAAGCATACGATCAATTTGATGGATTGAATGCCGCGCACCGCGATGCGAATATCCGTTCAATCTTCTACTATGCGGTGTTCTATCCCGCCGTCGATATCATCGGCGCCGTTGCGGTCGGCCTCATCGTTTGGTACGCGGGGGGGAAAACGCTCGAAGGAAAAGTGACGATCGGGACGATCATGGCATTCCTGCAGTTCAACGAAATGTTCTGGCGTCCCATCCGCGACCTCTCCGAAAAGTACAATATTATGCAGACGGCGATGGCGTCATCGGAGCGGATCTTCAAGCTGCTGGATGATCAAAGCATCCTTAAGAATCCTGAGGCGCCGGTTCCTTTGCCGGCGATGCGAGGCAAAGTCGAATTTCGCAATGTCTGGTTTGCGTACAGCGGCGAGGACTGGGTGCTGAAGAATGTCTCATTCACGATGCTTCCGGGCGAGACCGTGGCTTTTGTCGGTCATACGGGAGCGGGCAAGACGACCATCATCAGCTTGCTCTCGCGTTTTTACGAAGTCCAGAAGGGGGAAATTCTTGTCGATGATTTCAATATCAAGGACCTGAAAACAGAGGATCTGAGAAGGCACATCGCCGTCGTCCTGCAGGATGTCTTTCTTTTTTCCGGGGATATTAAAGGGAACATCAGCTTGGGCAATAAGGATATTTCGTTCGACCGCGTGAAAGAATCGGCGCGATTTGTCGGCGTGGATCAATTCATCGAAGCGATGCCCAGGAAATACGACGAAGCGGTAAAAGAGCGCGGGTCGACATTGTCCGTCGGCCAGAAACAATTGCTTTCTTTTGCCCGCGCGCTCGCATACAACCCGAAAATATTGGTACTGGACGAGGCAACGTCCAGTGTCGATACGCAGACCGAATTACTCATCCAATCTGCCATCAAGAAATTATTGGCAGGAAGAAGTTCAATCGTTATCGCACATCGCCTTTCCACGATCCAGAGCGCGGACAAGATCATAGTGATGCACAAGGGAGAGATCCGCGAATCCGGCACACACCAACAGCTGCTTGCCCTTGGGGGAATTTATTACAAACTGTACCAACTGCAGTACAAGGAACAGGAAGTAGAATAA